One region of Sulfurisphaera ohwakuensis genomic DNA includes:
- a CDS encoding XdhC family protein: MASICEIFPLIAKLTSEGKRVVLVNEEGKRSVFVEDKLIIGYKEHEKIAKEALEKGRVEATVNGKKIIAEVVEPRPSLIIVGSGLIAKAIARLATAMGYLVAVIGNNDINEEDFAGVNFISNTLGVLDQMVTEDSFVIIANEGGKPYDVDAAFIAINKARYVGFLASQKRAAYTIAQLIKRGIDIETLKQKFYSPLGLDLNAKTAEEIALSALSEVVKILRGGSGKHMREIKDPYVYLKDALEGKIEEKCSFKPQTLST, from the coding sequence ATGGCATCCATTTGTGAGATCTTTCCATTAATTGCAAAGCTTACTTCTGAAGGAAAAAGGGTTGTTTTAGTAAATGAAGAAGGAAAGAGAAGTGTGTTCGTTGAAGATAAGCTAATAATTGGATATAAGGAACATGAGAAAATTGCTAAAGAAGCATTAGAAAAAGGAAGGGTAGAAGCTACAGTTAACGGTAAGAAAATTATTGCAGAAGTAGTAGAACCCAGACCTTCATTAATAATAGTTGGTTCCGGTTTGATAGCAAAGGCAATTGCTAGACTTGCTACAGCAATGGGATACTTAGTAGCTGTAATTGGTAATAATGATATTAATGAAGAAGACTTTGCTGGAGTAAATTTCATTTCTAATACTTTAGGCGTTTTAGATCAAATGGTAACAGAAGATTCATTTGTGATTATAGCTAATGAAGGAGGAAAACCTTATGACGTTGACGCCGCATTTATTGCCATTAATAAAGCAAGATATGTTGGATTCTTAGCAAGCCAAAAGAGGGCGGCATATACAATTGCTCAGCTAATAAAGAGAGGAATAGATATAGAAACTTTAAAACAGAAATTTTATTCCCCTCTTGGTTTAGATCTTAATGCTAAGACTGCTGAGGAAATAGCTTTAAGTGCATTAAGCGAGGTTGTTAAAATCTTAAGAGGAGGTAGTGGAAAGCATATGAGAGAAATTAAAGATCCTTATGTATATCTAAAAGATGCGTTAGAGGGAAAAATCGAAGAAAAGTGTAGTTTTAAACCCCAGACTTTATCCACCTAA
- a CDS encoding NAD(P)-dependent malic enzyme produces the protein MAISLAKKYQGKLEIMPKIPIRSYEDFALIYTPGVAELVKEIQKDENQSFELTSRWNTIAILTDGSRVLGLGNVGPIASLPVMEGKALLFKFLGGVDAFPLPIKVSDKEEFIQVAKAIEPAFGGINLEDIESPKCFFILEELQKTLNIPVWHDDQQGTAGAVLAGLINAIKLTGKDKNSKIVLMGAGAANIATARLLIKYGFNPKNMVLIDKEGPLYAERGDVDSLMFKHPWKYELAIQTNGERVKTIEEAFKGADILIAASSPEVRIDKKLIRMMNKPIVFALANPVPEIYPNEAKEAGAVIVATGRSDFPNQVNNSLIFPAVFRGVLDSRAKKITDEMIIAAAEELAKYAEEKGLREDYIIPRMDEIEVYYRMAAAVATKAVELGYARLKLSYREFLESAKERILRARRLSL, from the coding sequence ATGGCAATATCATTAGCTAAGAAATACCAAGGGAAATTAGAGATAATGCCTAAAATTCCCATTAGATCTTACGAAGATTTCGCTTTAATCTATACGCCTGGAGTAGCAGAATTAGTTAAAGAAATACAGAAGGACGAGAATCAAAGTTTTGAGCTAACCAGTAGATGGAATACTATAGCAATTTTAACAGATGGCAGCAGAGTATTAGGATTAGGTAATGTTGGACCTATAGCTTCACTACCCGTAATGGAAGGAAAAGCTTTGCTATTTAAATTTCTAGGAGGTGTTGATGCTTTTCCTTTACCTATAAAAGTTTCAGATAAGGAGGAATTTATACAAGTCGCTAAAGCAATAGAACCAGCTTTTGGCGGAATAAACTTAGAAGATATTGAATCTCCAAAATGTTTCTTTATTTTAGAAGAACTTCAAAAAACTCTAAATATACCAGTATGGCATGATGATCAACAAGGCACAGCTGGTGCTGTCCTCGCTGGTTTAATTAACGCGATAAAGCTTACTGGCAAAGATAAGAATTCTAAAATAGTTCTTATGGGTGCTGGAGCTGCAAACATAGCGACTGCAAGATTGTTAATAAAATATGGTTTTAACCCTAAGAATATGGTTTTGATAGACAAAGAAGGACCACTATATGCCGAAAGAGGGGATGTTGATTCTTTAATGTTTAAACATCCATGGAAATACGAGTTAGCTATACAGACAAATGGCGAGAGAGTAAAAACAATTGAGGAAGCATTTAAAGGTGCAGATATCCTAATTGCTGCTTCTTCACCAGAGGTTAGAATAGATAAAAAACTAATTAGAATGATGAATAAGCCTATAGTATTTGCATTAGCAAATCCAGTTCCAGAGATATATCCCAATGAAGCCAAAGAAGCCGGTGCAGTAATTGTAGCAACAGGAAGGAGTGACTTCCCGAATCAGGTAAACAATTCTCTAATATTTCCAGCAGTATTTAGAGGAGTATTAGACAGTAGAGCAAAGAAAATCACTGACGAGATGATAATAGCTGCTGCAGAAGAACTTGCCAAATATGCTGAAGAGAAAGGACTAAGAGAAGATTATATTATTCCAAGAATGGATGAGATAGAAGTATACTATAGAATGGCTGCTGCAGTAGCTACTAAAGCAGTAGAATTAGGTTATGCTAGACTAAAATTATCTTATCGTGAATTTTTAGAGTCTGCTAAAGAAAGAATTCTAAGAGCCAGGAGGTTGAGTTTATGA
- a CDS encoding CoA-binding protein, whose translation MSSEDELIKYILENYKNIATIGFSKDPSKPAHQVPKFLISKGYNVYPVNPSADEILGRKSYKSLLEIPDKIDVVEVFRPSSEVPKIVDEVLERVKQKGDVKVIWLQEGIRNDEAAEKARKSGLIVIQDRCMYKEYMKKIGRVENPPPVSKIE comes from the coding sequence ATGAGTTCTGAAGATGAGTTAATAAAGTATATTTTGGAAAATTATAAAAATATAGCAACAATTGGATTTTCAAAAGATCCTTCTAAACCTGCTCACCAAGTTCCTAAGTTTCTGATAAGTAAAGGATATAATGTTTATCCAGTAAATCCTTCAGCTGATGAAATATTAGGTAGGAAAAGCTACAAGTCCTTGTTAGAGATTCCGGATAAAATTGACGTTGTTGAAGTATTTAGACCTTCTTCAGAAGTTCCTAAAATTGTTGATGAAGTCCTTGAGAGGGTTAAACAAAAGGGTGATGTTAAAGTAATATGGTTACAAGAAGGGATTAGAAATGACGAAGCTGCTGAAAAAGCAAGAAAATCTGGTTTAATTGTTATTCAAGATAGATGTATGTATAAGGAGTATATGAAGAAAATCGGTAGAGTAGAAAATCCTCCACCAGTTTCTAAGATTGAATAA
- a CDS encoding DUF929 domain-containing protein — MNRSIVAVIVIVVLVIAFFSIYYISRLSNASTIPAGKFVKISNVDLAPKGEVIVVEQSWYGCPVGAAASWAIYNVLKNYGNITFEFHYSDPDHNPANIPGLIFLNFTPTSIVRFYDGYVYNEYLNASYNGTPIPQNELVLIGEEILKEEYASMGLNPQVANYIIQYETQVPIQQYGKPSAYYVQPPHLNFAILISGPNGTYIITTPIVNPNILSGYSPQYVYSHLDNFQQIIQASQMIQQVILEAAGPLASECPT, encoded by the coding sequence ATGAATAGATCCATAGTCGCTGTTATAGTAATAGTTGTATTAGTTATAGCTTTTTTCTCAATATATTATATATCTAGGTTAAGTAATGCAAGTACCATACCGGCTGGGAAATTTGTAAAAATCAGTAACGTGGATTTAGCTCCTAAAGGCGAGGTAATAGTTGTTGAACAATCATGGTATGGATGTCCAGTAGGTGCAGCGGCATCTTGGGCTATATATAATGTGTTAAAAAACTATGGAAATATAACTTTTGAATTTCACTATTCTGATCCGGATCATAACCCAGCTAATATTCCAGGGTTAATATTCCTTAACTTTACGCCAACATCAATAGTAAGATTTTATGATGGATATGTTTATAATGAGTACTTAAATGCCTCATATAATGGAACTCCTATACCACAAAATGAATTAGTACTAATTGGAGAAGAAATTCTAAAAGAAGAATATGCAAGTATGGGATTAAACCCACAAGTGGCAAATTATATTATTCAATATGAGACGCAAGTACCTATACAACAATATGGAAAACCATCAGCATATTATGTTCAACCTCCTCATCTTAACTTTGCTATCTTAATATCTGGACCTAACGGTACATATATAATCACTACTCCAATAGTTAATCCTAATATTCTCTCTGGTTACTCTCCTCAATATGTTTATTCCCACCTAGATAACTTCCAGCAAATAATACAAGCATCACAAATGATACAACAAGTAATACTTGAAGCAGCAGGACCTTTAGCAAGTGAATGTCCTACTTAA